One stretch of Zingiber officinale cultivar Zhangliang chromosome 6B, Zo_v1.1, whole genome shotgun sequence DNA includes these proteins:
- the LOC121988711 gene encoding protein Brevis radix-like 1 isoform X1, producing MLTCIACSKQVGAATASSRDVSGGVESPIHDPDDEDVADGDATPSTRQAIKALTSQIRDMALKASGGYRHCKPCAGAAAGSRRRPHRRRGYADSEVGSGSERFRYAYQRAGMSSESTPRAAALEREVEVRLKAISIGERTPSVSGRTEAASAFLEESEEEPKEWVAQVEPGVLITFLSIPQGGNDLKRIHFSREMFNKWQAQRWWAENCDKVIELYNVQRFNRQIVPLSTLRRSEDEVKEECQICSKEDSFATPPLGKELLPHNLHRPLMGDGGIGYSSSDSFDQHQGCRGHSLGHPRHARHYYDSGCLTSTPKRSSISGARTETSSMDASVRTCSSPDEVEHSGEISVSISNASDLNREWVEEDEPGVYITIRELPGGIRELQRIRFSRERFGEMAARLWWEENRTRIQEEYL from the exons ATGCTGACGTGCATCGCCTGCTCGAAGCAGGTCGGTGCCGCCACTGCATCCTCCCGGGATGTTTCCGGCGGCGTCGAATCGCCGATCCATGATCCGGATGACGAAGACGTAGCCGACGGCGACGCCACGCCCAGCACCCGCCAGGCCATCAAAGCTCTCACCTCTCAG ATTAGGGACATGGCATTGAAAGCTTCGGGCGGGTACCGGCACTGCAAGCCGTGCGCCGGAGCGGCTGCAGGGAGTCGGCGCCGCCCCCATCGCCGCAGGGGCTACGCGGACTCCGAGGTGGGATCTGGGTCGGAGCGGTTCCGGTACGCGTATCAGCGGGCCGGAATGAGCTCGGAATCCACGCCGCGGGCGGCGGCGTTGGAGCGCGAAGTGGAGGTGCGGCTCAAGGCGATCTCCATCGGGGAGAGGACCCCGTCGGTGAGCGGCCGGACGGAGGCTGCGTCAGCCTTCTTGGAGGAGAGCGAAGAGGAGCCGAAGGAGTGGGTAGCGCAGGTGGAGCCAGGAGTGCTAATCACCTTTCTCTCGATCCCTCAGGGCGGCAACGACCTCAAGAGGATTCATTTCAG CCGTGAGATGTTTAACAAGTGGCAAGCACAGAGGTGGTGGGCTGAAAACTGTGACAAGGTCATCGAGCTTTACAATGTCCAGAGATTCAATCGGCAAATTGTTCCACTTTCAACTTTGCGTAGATCCGAGGATGAGGTGAAAGAAGAATGCCAAATA TGCTCAAAGGAGGACAGCTTTGCAACACCGCCACTCGGCAAAGAGCTACTTCCTCATAATCTCCACAGGCCGTTGATGGGAGATGGTGGAATTGGGTACTCATCATCTGATTCTTTTGATCAACACCAAGGTTGCAGAGGCCATAGCCTTGGCCATCCTCGGCATGCACGCCACTACTATGACTCTGGTTGCCTCACTTCAACCCCAAAGCGTTCTAGCATTAGTGGTGCAAGGACAGAGACATCATCAATGGATGCTTCAGTAAGAACATGTTCATCACCTGATGAGGTGGAACATTCTGGGGAAATCTCAGTATCTATTAGCAATGCTAGTGATCTTAACAGGGAATGGGTAGAAGAAGATGAACCAGGTGTCTACATCACAATCCGTGAATTGCCAGGAGGTATCAGGGAACTTCAACGCATTCGATTCAG CCGAGAGAGGTTTGGAGAGATGGCCGCGAGGCTGTGGTGGGAAGAGAACCGCACCAGGATACAGGAGGAATATCTTTGA
- the LOC121988711 gene encoding protein Brevis radix-like 1 isoform X2 yields the protein MLTCIACSKQVGAATASSRDVSGGVESPIHDPDDEDVADGDATPSTRQAIKALTSQIRDMALKASGGYRHCKPCAGAAAGSRRRPHRRRGYADSEVGSGSERFRYAYQRAGMSSESTPRAAALEREVEVRLKAISIGERTPSVSGRTEAASAFLEESEEEPKEWVAQVEPGVLITFLSIPQGGNDLKRIHFSREMFNKWQAQRWWAENCDKVIELYNVQRFNRQIVPLSTLRRSEDECSKEDSFATPPLGKELLPHNLHRPLMGDGGIGYSSSDSFDQHQGCRGHSLGHPRHARHYYDSGCLTSTPKRSSISGARTETSSMDASVRTCSSPDEVEHSGEISVSISNASDLNREWVEEDEPGVYITIRELPGGIRELQRIRFSRERFGEMAARLWWEENRTRIQEEYL from the exons ATGCTGACGTGCATCGCCTGCTCGAAGCAGGTCGGTGCCGCCACTGCATCCTCCCGGGATGTTTCCGGCGGCGTCGAATCGCCGATCCATGATCCGGATGACGAAGACGTAGCCGACGGCGACGCCACGCCCAGCACCCGCCAGGCCATCAAAGCTCTCACCTCTCAG ATTAGGGACATGGCATTGAAAGCTTCGGGCGGGTACCGGCACTGCAAGCCGTGCGCCGGAGCGGCTGCAGGGAGTCGGCGCCGCCCCCATCGCCGCAGGGGCTACGCGGACTCCGAGGTGGGATCTGGGTCGGAGCGGTTCCGGTACGCGTATCAGCGGGCCGGAATGAGCTCGGAATCCACGCCGCGGGCGGCGGCGTTGGAGCGCGAAGTGGAGGTGCGGCTCAAGGCGATCTCCATCGGGGAGAGGACCCCGTCGGTGAGCGGCCGGACGGAGGCTGCGTCAGCCTTCTTGGAGGAGAGCGAAGAGGAGCCGAAGGAGTGGGTAGCGCAGGTGGAGCCAGGAGTGCTAATCACCTTTCTCTCGATCCCTCAGGGCGGCAACGACCTCAAGAGGATTCATTTCAG CCGTGAGATGTTTAACAAGTGGCAAGCACAGAGGTGGTGGGCTGAAAACTGTGACAAGGTCATCGAGCTTTACAATGTCCAGAGATTCAATCGGCAAATTGTTCCACTTTCAACTTTGCGTAGATCCGAGGATGAG TGCTCAAAGGAGGACAGCTTTGCAACACCGCCACTCGGCAAAGAGCTACTTCCTCATAATCTCCACAGGCCGTTGATGGGAGATGGTGGAATTGGGTACTCATCATCTGATTCTTTTGATCAACACCAAGGTTGCAGAGGCCATAGCCTTGGCCATCCTCGGCATGCACGCCACTACTATGACTCTGGTTGCCTCACTTCAACCCCAAAGCGTTCTAGCATTAGTGGTGCAAGGACAGAGACATCATCAATGGATGCTTCAGTAAGAACATGTTCATCACCTGATGAGGTGGAACATTCTGGGGAAATCTCAGTATCTATTAGCAATGCTAGTGATCTTAACAGGGAATGGGTAGAAGAAGATGAACCAGGTGTCTACATCACAATCCGTGAATTGCCAGGAGGTATCAGGGAACTTCAACGCATTCGATTCAG CCGAGAGAGGTTTGGAGAGATGGCCGCGAGGCTGTGGTGGGAAGAGAACCGCACCAGGATACAGGAGGAATATCTTTGA